A window from Salvia miltiorrhiza cultivar Shanhuang (shh) chromosome 2, IMPLAD_Smil_shh, whole genome shotgun sequence encodes these proteins:
- the LOC131010060 gene encoding gibberellin-regulated protein 9-like, with protein MKLLPILLISLLLIQDFVEAESVNGATDKFLSQAEDAKGDSISHINKYRPPNRDCLKKCKRKCRNKSRRRAECRRACRSCCRKKSKCP; from the exons ATGAAGCTACTGCCAATTTTGCTGATCTCCCTTCTACTCATACAG gaTTTCGTTGAGGCAGAATCAGTCAATGGAGCTACAGATAAATTTCTGTCCCAAGCA GAGGATGCAAAAGGGGATTCGATCAGTCATATCAACAAATATAGACCTCCAAATCGTG ATTGcttaaaaaaatgcaaaagaaaatgTCGCAATAAGTCAAGGCGGAGAGCCGAGTGCCGTCGAGCTTGCCGGAGCTGCTGCAGGAAAAAGTCTAAGTGCCCTTGA